One window from the genome of Synechococcus sp. PROS-7-1 encodes:
- a CDS encoding ferredoxin-thioredoxin reductase catalytic domain-containing protein translates to MTDAPAGTSEPTAESLEVIRKFAETYAQRTGTYFCSDPGVTAVVLKGLARHKDDLGGALCPCRHYEDKEAEVSQAFWNCPCVPMRERKECHCMLFLTEDNPFRGDDQTISTETIHATAG, encoded by the coding sequence ATGACAGACGCCCCTGCCGGCACTTCAGAACCGACTGCTGAGAGCCTTGAGGTCATCCGTAAATTTGCTGAGACCTACGCCCAGCGCACAGGAACCTATTTCTGTAGTGATCCAGGTGTGACCGCTGTCGTGCTGAAGGGTCTGGCGCGTCACAAGGACGACCTCGGCGGGGCTCTCTGTCCCTGTCGCCATTACGAGGACAAGGAAGCCGAAGTGTCTCAGGCGTTCTGGAACTGTCCCTGCGTGCCGATGCGTGAGCGCAAGGAATGCCATTGCATGCTGTTCCTCACAGAAGACAACCCGTTCAGGGGTGACGATCAGACGATCAGCACCGAAACGATTCACGCCACCGCCGGCTGA
- a CDS encoding SufS family cysteine desulfurase, which yields MTTLSRDVGVTLAERTRSDFPILALAGAQGDPLIYLDHAATSQKPQVVLDALRGYYSCDNANVHRGAHQLSARATDAFEGARAAVARFVGAAGPNEVVFTRNATEAINLVARTWGDANLQPGDEVLLSVMEHHSNLVPWQQLAQRTGCVLRHVGITETGELDLNDLRRQLNKRTRLVSLVHISNTLGCRNPVEEIAALAHEVGALMLVDACQSLAHQSTDVQRLGADFLVGSSHKLCGPTGMGFLWARNDLLEAMPPFLGGGEMIQDVFLDHSTWAALPHKFEAGTPAIGEAVGMGAAIAYLEDLGLEQIAAWEAQLTRHLFQQLDSIEGLRILGPTPEQQPGRGALATFLVDGVHANDIASMLDLAGICIRSGHHCCQPLHRHFNVTGSARASLSFTTTFEEIDRFAAELQGVIAFFREHG from the coding sequence ATGACCACACTTTCTCGCGACGTTGGCGTAACGCTTGCGGAACGTACGCGTTCCGATTTTCCGATCTTGGCTCTGGCGGGTGCTCAAGGTGATCCCTTGATCTATCTCGACCACGCGGCCACCAGCCAGAAGCCCCAGGTGGTGCTCGATGCCTTGCGCGGCTACTACAGCTGCGATAACGCCAATGTGCACCGGGGGGCGCATCAGCTCAGCGCCCGTGCCACCGATGCCTTCGAGGGAGCCCGCGCTGCCGTGGCCCGATTCGTGGGAGCTGCAGGGCCCAATGAAGTGGTGTTTACCCGCAATGCCACGGAGGCCATCAATCTGGTGGCGCGCACCTGGGGAGATGCCAACCTTCAGCCCGGCGATGAGGTGCTGCTCAGCGTGATGGAGCACCACAGCAATCTCGTGCCCTGGCAGCAACTCGCCCAGCGCACGGGTTGCGTGCTGCGCCATGTGGGGATCACCGAGACCGGAGAGCTCGACCTCAATGATCTGCGCCGGCAGCTCAACAAGCGCACCCGTTTGGTGAGCCTTGTGCACATCAGCAACACCCTTGGCTGCCGCAATCCCGTTGAGGAGATCGCGGCCTTGGCCCATGAGGTTGGTGCGCTGATGCTCGTGGACGCTTGTCAGAGCCTGGCCCACCAATCCACTGATGTGCAGAGGCTGGGAGCTGATTTTCTTGTGGGGTCCTCCCACAAGCTGTGCGGACCCACCGGCATGGGCTTTCTTTGGGCACGGAACGATCTGCTCGAGGCCATGCCTCCGTTCCTGGGAGGAGGCGAGATGATCCAAGATGTCTTCCTTGATCACAGCACCTGGGCTGCCCTGCCCCACAAATTCGAGGCTGGCACCCCTGCCATTGGTGAAGCGGTGGGCATGGGCGCGGCGATCGCTTACCTGGAAGACCTTGGCCTTGAGCAGATCGCGGCCTGGGAAGCCCAGCTCACCCGCCATCTCTTCCAGCAGCTCGACAGCATCGAGGGACTGCGCATTCTTGGCCCTACACCTGAGCAGCAACCGGGACGAGGAGCCCTCGCCACCTTTCTCGTTGATGGCGTCCACGCCAACGACATTGCCTCCATGCTGGATCTCGCCGGCATCTGCATCCGCAGCGGGCACCACTGCTGCCAGCCCCTGCATCGGCACTTCAATGTGACTGGCTCGGCCCGGGCCAGCCTCAGCTTCACCACAACGTTTGAAGAGATCGATCGGTTTGCCGCCGAGCTTCAGGGCGTGATTGCGTTCTTTCGGGAGCACGGCTGA
- a CDS encoding sodium/glutamate symporter: MTQPICLAGHPREPTAPPGWQPAGTHATFMGLKLFDVLVAFAGLSLLLLAGMTLRQRLRWLRALGIPEALVAGLLGLLVGPFGPWSIFPDAVYRVWSQTPGVLISLVFATLFLGQQLPSPRVIWNRAAGQTAFGMVLGFGQYLVGALLVLAVLQPLFGTDPLMAALIEVGFEGGHGTAAGMGPTFTELGLPSGETLGLAMATVGVLTAVLLGSTLVVIGRSRRWLSQGGSEAGSSASATPLMRTGDGDPMSADERLAMETAAGTVESGQAESMTIDALTVNVALAGGAVGLGILLKAGLTQMGGLTGGEGTARLLAAIPVFPLAMVGGLIVQVLLQRSRQTRLVSPVAQASIGSLAMDLLITAAMASLNLPLLEENWLPFALLAAAGLTWNVCAFLWLAPRIFGDHWFERGIADFGQGTGVTATGLLLLRMADPFGRSRAMEAFSFKQLLFEPFLGGGLVTALSPLLIVSWGLPRFSMVALLLTLASLLLGLRLGRQRQRS, from the coding sequence GTGACCCAGCCAATCTGCCTGGCCGGTCACCCCCGCGAACCAACGGCGCCACCGGGATGGCAACCTGCCGGCACACACGCAACCTTTATGGGGCTCAAGCTGTTCGACGTGCTGGTGGCCTTTGCCGGCCTGAGTCTGCTGCTGCTGGCAGGGATGACCCTGCGCCAGAGGCTGCGCTGGCTGCGGGCACTGGGCATTCCCGAAGCCCTGGTCGCAGGCCTTCTGGGCTTGCTGGTCGGTCCTTTCGGACCCTGGTCGATCTTCCCTGATGCGGTCTACAGGGTGTGGAGCCAGACCCCAGGCGTGCTGATCTCCCTGGTGTTTGCCACCTTGTTCCTAGGACAACAACTGCCCAGTCCAAGGGTGATCTGGAACCGGGCTGCCGGGCAGACGGCGTTTGGCATGGTGCTGGGGTTCGGCCAGTACCTGGTGGGGGCGTTGCTGGTGCTGGCTGTGCTCCAGCCTCTGTTTGGCACTGACCCGCTGATGGCCGCCCTGATTGAAGTGGGCTTCGAGGGGGGCCATGGCACCGCCGCCGGCATGGGTCCCACCTTCACGGAGCTGGGGCTGCCCTCTGGAGAAACCCTTGGTCTCGCCATGGCCACGGTGGGAGTTCTGACCGCCGTTCTGCTCGGCAGCACCCTGGTGGTGATCGGTCGCAGTCGCCGCTGGTTGTCGCAGGGTGGAAGCGAAGCCGGCAGCAGCGCCTCTGCCACCCCGCTGATGCGGACAGGCGACGGCGATCCGATGTCGGCGGATGAACGACTCGCCATGGAAACGGCTGCTGGAACCGTGGAGTCCGGCCAAGCGGAGTCGATGACCATCGATGCGCTCACGGTGAACGTCGCTCTGGCTGGCGGTGCTGTCGGCCTGGGAATCCTGCTCAAAGCTGGACTCACCCAGATGGGTGGACTGACTGGAGGCGAGGGCACAGCGAGGCTGTTGGCCGCGATTCCCGTCTTTCCCCTGGCGATGGTGGGGGGATTGATCGTTCAGGTTCTTCTGCAGCGCAGTCGCCAGACCCGCCTGGTGTCTCCCGTAGCCCAGGCCAGCATCGGCTCCCTGGCGATGGATTTGCTGATCACCGCCGCCATGGCCAGCCTCAACTTGCCGCTTCTGGAGGAAAACTGGCTTCCCTTTGCGCTGCTCGCTGCAGCTGGTCTCACCTGGAATGTCTGCGCATTCCTCTGGTTGGCCCCTCGCATTTTCGGCGACCACTGGTTTGAGCGGGGCATTGCCGACTTCGGCCAGGGCACAGGCGTGACGGCCACGGGGTTGCTGCTGCTGCGCATGGCCGACCCCTTCGGACGCAGCCGCGCCATGGAGGCGTTTTCTTTCAAACAGTTGCTGTTCGAGCCCTTCCTCGGTGGCGGGCTGGTGACGGCCCTCTCCCCTTTGCTGATCGTGAGTTGGGGGTTGCCTCGCTTCAGCATGGTTGCCCTGCTGCTCACCCTGGCTTCGCTGCTGCTGGGTCTGCGTCTCGGGCGACAGCGCCAACGCAGCTGA
- a CDS encoding class I fructose-bisphosphate aldolase: MAIANRPISDWLGAEAELILNTQPRVSRERLHLPNAHVVDRFSLSDRNPQVLRSIQQMYGSGRLANTGYLSILPVDQGIEHSAAHSFAPNPDYFDSEAIVELAVEAGCNAVCSTLGVLGSVARKWAHRIPFMVKVNHNQLLTAPNVHEQILFASVDQAWDMGAVAIGATIYFGSDDCNRELQQIAALFEHAHDRGLATVLWCYLRNPIFKQPEADYHLSADLTGQAVHLGVTIGADIIKQKLPANNGGYPAVAKALGQSFGMTDDRIYSELSSDNPVDLCRYQVLNCYSGRIGLINSGGASGSDDMHEAIRTAVINKRAGGSGLIMGRKAFQKPRQEGVDLIHAVQDVYLSPEVTIA, translated from the coding sequence ATGGCCATTGCCAACCGTCCGATCAGCGACTGGCTTGGAGCCGAAGCTGAATTGATCCTGAACACCCAGCCACGGGTGAGCAGAGAGCGCCTCCACTTACCCAACGCCCACGTGGTGGATCGATTCAGCCTTTCGGACCGCAATCCGCAGGTGTTGCGAAGCATTCAGCAGATGTATGGGAGTGGTCGCTTGGCCAACACCGGATACCTGTCCATCCTTCCGGTCGATCAGGGCATCGAGCACTCTGCGGCCCATTCCTTCGCTCCCAACCCCGACTATTTCGATAGCGAGGCGATTGTCGAGCTGGCTGTCGAGGCCGGCTGCAATGCCGTGTGCTCCACTCTCGGCGTTCTGGGATCCGTGGCCCGGAAGTGGGCACACCGCATTCCATTCATGGTGAAGGTGAACCACAACCAGCTGCTCACGGCACCAAACGTGCACGAGCAGATCTTGTTCGCATCGGTGGATCAGGCTTGGGACATGGGTGCCGTGGCCATCGGTGCCACCATCTACTTCGGAAGCGACGACTGCAACAGGGAACTGCAGCAGATTGCGGCCCTGTTTGAACATGCCCACGATCGCGGCCTGGCCACGGTGCTGTGGTGCTACCTGCGCAATCCGATCTTCAAACAACCCGAAGCCGACTACCACCTCTCCGCCGACCTCACCGGTCAAGCGGTCCACCTCGGGGTCACCATTGGCGCTGACATCATCAAGCAAAAGCTGCCGGCCAACAACGGGGGCTACCCCGCTGTGGCCAAAGCTCTCGGCCAGTCTTTTGGCATGACGGACGATCGCATCTACAGCGAGCTGTCCAGTGATAATCCGGTTGATCTCTGTCGCTACCAGGTTCTCAATTGCTATTCAGGCCGGATCGGCCTGATCAACAGCGGCGGCGCCTCAGGCAGCGACGACATGCATGAAGCGATCCGTACAGCCGTCATCAACAAACGGGCCGGTGGCAGCGGTCTGATCATGGGTCGCAAAGCGTTCCAAAAACCACGTCAGGAAGGGGTGGATCTGATTCACGCCGTTCAGGACGTGTACCTGAGTCCCGAGGTCACCATCGCTTGA
- the sufB gene encoding Fe-S cluster assembly protein SufB has product MTSTSTRDLVSQPYKYGFVTEIETDKIAKGLSEDVVRLISGKKDEPDFLLQFRLKAFRHWLTLEEPDWAALGYPPIDYQDIIYYAAPKQQDKKASLDEVDPKLLETFDKLGIPLSEQKRLSNVAVDAVFDSVSIATTYKEKLAEHGVVFCSFSEAVKEHPALIERYLGTVVASNDNYFAALNSAVFSDGSFVFIPKGVECPMELSTYFRINSGDTGQFERTLIVAEEGASVSYLEGCTAPMFDTNQLHAAVVELVVLDDASIKYSTVQNWYAGDENGVGGIYNFVTKRGQCRGARSRISWTQVETGSAITWKYPSCVLQGADSVGEFYSVALTNNRQQADTGTKMVHVGPRTRSTIVSKGISAGHSSNSYRGLVQIGPGASGARNYSQCDSMLIGDQAGANTYPYIRSQQPDSAVEHEASTCRISEDQLFYLQSRGIGFEEAVSMMVSGFCRDVFNQLPMEFAAEADKLLALKLEGSVG; this is encoded by the coding sequence ATGACCTCCACCTCCACACGAGATCTTGTGAGTCAGCCGTACAAATACGGCTTCGTGACCGAGATCGAGACCGACAAGATCGCCAAGGGTCTCAGTGAGGACGTGGTGCGTTTGATTTCGGGGAAGAAAGATGAACCCGATTTTCTGCTTCAGTTTCGTCTCAAGGCTTTCCGTCATTGGCTCACCCTCGAGGAACCCGATTGGGCTGCGCTCGGGTATCCGCCGATCGACTACCAGGACATCATTTATTACGCAGCCCCGAAACAGCAGGACAAGAAGGCGAGTCTTGACGAGGTCGATCCCAAGCTCCTGGAGACCTTTGACAAGCTCGGAATTCCTCTTAGCGAGCAAAAGCGCCTGAGCAATGTGGCCGTGGATGCTGTCTTTGACAGTGTGTCCATCGCCACGACTTACAAAGAGAAGCTTGCAGAGCACGGTGTGGTGTTCTGTTCATTCAGTGAGGCGGTCAAGGAACATCCCGCCCTGATCGAGCGCTACCTGGGCACTGTGGTGGCCAGCAACGACAACTATTTCGCGGCTCTCAATTCCGCTGTGTTTAGTGATGGATCCTTCGTGTTCATCCCCAAAGGTGTGGAGTGCCCGATGGAACTCTCCACGTATTTCCGTATTAACTCGGGAGATACAGGGCAGTTCGAGCGCACGCTGATCGTTGCCGAGGAAGGAGCGTCAGTGAGTTATCTCGAGGGGTGTACGGCGCCGATGTTTGACACCAACCAGCTGCATGCGGCTGTGGTCGAGCTTGTGGTTCTAGATGACGCTTCGATCAAATATTCCACCGTTCAGAACTGGTATGCCGGCGATGAGAACGGAGTGGGAGGGATTTACAACTTCGTGACCAAGCGAGGCCAGTGCCGAGGCGCGCGGAGCCGCATCAGCTGGACCCAGGTGGAAACAGGCTCGGCGATCACCTGGAAATATCCAAGCTGCGTTCTCCAAGGAGCTGACTCGGTTGGTGAGTTCTATTCCGTGGCTCTCACTAACAACCGCCAGCAGGCCGACACAGGAACCAAAATGGTTCACGTTGGCCCTCGCACCCGCTCCACGATCGTGAGCAAAGGCATCAGTGCGGGTCACTCCAGCAACAGCTATCGCGGCCTGGTGCAGATCGGCCCGGGTGCGTCAGGCGCCAGGAACTACAGCCAATGCGATTCGATGTTGATCGGTGATCAGGCCGGTGCCAACACGTATCCCTACATCCGCTCCCAGCAGCCAGATTCAGCTGTGGAGCACGAAGCCAGCACCTGCCGAATTTCCGAGGACCAGCTCTTCTATCTGCAAAGCCGAGGAATCGGTTTCGAAGAAGCCGTCTCCATGATGGTGAGTGGCTTCTGCCGCGATGTGTTCAATCAGTTGCCGATGGAATTCGCTGCCGAAGCTGACAAGCTCCTGGCTCTCAAGCTCGAGGGCTCCGTGGGCTGA
- a CDS encoding SufD family Fe-S cluster assembly protein produces the protein MVNTVLAPVQKRGQANLEKLGLPTRRQEAWRLTDLKRLEAMASLPPVEGADQSSWPAVDQGVTRLVIGSDADPLEGIQLPEGVSPLSEAELEQALGHTLDRCGCAEVWPVELNHARSRRVLALRVRGSVAPLEIVLAAGDGLIATRVLLLLEEKAELDLLQVIPAERDNTAAPLAHSHVIEVHLGQEAHLRHGFLASASGDTSLLAHLAVEQEPRSSYDFVSVCRGWRFGRLEPRVLQVDGQAITRLNGLAMTGGDEQFATHTGVCFQGPDGSLDQLQKAVAADRSHSIFNGAIQVPRAAQRTDASQLSRNLLLSSRARVDAKPELEIVADDVRCAHGATVTQLQQDQLFYLRSRGVAADEAAALLLKGYCCEVVDRLPLAAPSWLKSAAVNDPARPL, from the coding sequence ATGGTGAACACCGTGTTGGCACCGGTTCAGAAGCGGGGGCAAGCCAACCTCGAGAAGCTCGGTTTGCCGACCCGGCGGCAGGAAGCTTGGCGGCTCACGGATCTCAAGCGGCTGGAGGCCATGGCCTCCCTGCCACCTGTTGAAGGCGCTGATCAGAGCTCCTGGCCTGCGGTCGATCAGGGTGTCACCCGCCTGGTGATCGGCTCAGATGCCGATCCCCTGGAGGGGATTCAGCTTCCCGAAGGCGTGTCGCCTCTGAGCGAGGCTGAGCTTGAGCAGGCTCTTGGACACACTCTGGATCGTTGCGGTTGTGCTGAGGTCTGGCCTGTGGAGCTCAACCATGCCCGCAGCCGGCGTGTTTTGGCCTTGCGTGTGCGTGGCTCGGTGGCCCCCCTTGAGATCGTGCTGGCCGCAGGCGATGGTCTGATTGCTACGCGTGTGCTCCTGCTTCTAGAGGAAAAAGCGGAGCTGGACCTGCTTCAGGTGATCCCAGCCGAGCGTGACAACACAGCTGCACCTTTGGCCCACAGCCACGTGATTGAGGTGCATCTGGGGCAAGAGGCGCATCTACGCCATGGTTTTCTGGCGAGTGCGAGTGGCGACACCTCCCTCCTTGCCCATCTAGCGGTGGAGCAGGAACCCCGCAGCAGCTACGACTTCGTGAGTGTGTGCCGTGGTTGGCGCTTCGGGCGGCTGGAGCCCCGGGTGCTGCAGGTGGATGGTCAGGCCATCACCCGGCTCAACGGTCTGGCGATGACCGGTGGGGATGAACAATTTGCCACCCATACGGGCGTTTGCTTCCAAGGACCGGATGGATCCCTCGATCAGCTGCAAAAAGCTGTGGCGGCTGATCGCTCTCACAGCATCTTCAATGGCGCGATTCAGGTGCCCCGAGCTGCACAGCGCACCGATGCATCCCAGCTCAGCCGCAATCTGCTGCTGTCCAGCCGGGCCCGCGTGGATGCCAAGCCTGAGCTGGAGATCGTGGCCGACGATGTGCGTTGTGCCCACGGAGCCACGGTCACCCAATTGCAGCAGGATCAACTTTTTTACTTGCGCAGCCGGGGCGTGGCCGCCGATGAAGCTGCTGCTCTGCTCTTGAAGGGCTACTGCTGCGAAGTCGTGGATCGTCTTCCTTTAGCGGCGCCCTCTTGGCTGAAATCCGCTGCCGTCAACGATCCCGCTCGCCCCCTATGA
- a CDS encoding phycobiliprotein lyase, with amino-acid sequence MTLEIPDALSFFQLSCGQWRSQRSVHHLLHRRAESGGSLIVVEDLAASDDRLVAMARQHGQDPARIIGGSHVRWSANMAWDRDGDAHDGETCFALMADAEADRSGTLLRDQGYAEKAPATSTFEMDDRDGLILRTSYEMMTVWERFSFCGPDVRVRSSTVEGLSNNASFCIETRLSGAGATGVAASSGTVSSPFGW; translated from the coding sequence ATGACTCTGGAGATTCCCGACGCTCTGAGTTTCTTCCAGCTCAGTTGCGGGCAATGGCGATCCCAGCGCAGCGTCCACCATCTTCTGCACCGGCGCGCGGAATCCGGAGGGTCACTCATTGTTGTTGAAGACCTAGCGGCGAGCGATGACCGCCTGGTGGCCATGGCCCGGCAGCATGGACAGGATCCAGCAAGGATCATCGGCGGAAGCCATGTGCGCTGGAGCGCCAACATGGCCTGGGACCGCGATGGCGATGCTCACGACGGTGAAACCTGCTTCGCCCTGATGGCTGACGCTGAGGCTGACCGCAGTGGCACCTTGCTCAGAGATCAGGGTTATGCCGAGAAAGCTCCTGCGACATCGACCTTCGAAATGGATGACCGCGACGGCCTGATTCTGCGCACCAGCTACGAAATGATGACGGTGTGGGAGCGCTTTAGCTTCTGCGGACCCGATGTGAGAGTGCGCTCGAGCACCGTTGAAGGCTTGTCGAACAATGCCTCCTTCTGCATCGAGACACGCCTCTCGGGAGCAGGAGCCACAGGCGTTGCCGCCAGCTCTGGAACCGTGAGCTCACCGTTCGGCTGGTGA
- the sufR gene encoding iron-sulfur cluster biosynthesis transcriptional regulator SufR, with translation MGAPSQAPTREATLTLLLRQGEIDAAGLASQLGISVQAMRRHLRTLEDEGLVESTAVTVGPGRPSNLWRLTSRGHQHFPDGSETFALGLLDSLAHSLPPEMLGALLKQQAHDKADQYRRHLGDAPLEQRVRALIDLRSREGYVSDMAPAEDGRGWCISEFHCSVQRIAEEFPAICDQELQLIRLTFPDCQVERVHWRLESGHSCGFQISPLDSLSKTQTLS, from the coding sequence ATGGGCGCTCCATCCCAGGCACCCACCCGCGAAGCGACGCTTACCCTGCTGTTAAGGCAGGGTGAGATTGACGCGGCCGGACTGGCCAGCCAACTGGGCATCTCCGTGCAGGCCATGCGGCGTCATCTGCGCACCCTCGAAGACGAGGGACTGGTGGAATCCACAGCGGTCACCGTGGGGCCAGGGCGCCCTTCCAATCTCTGGCGCCTCACCTCTCGCGGCCATCAGCACTTTCCCGACGGCAGCGAGACCTTCGCCCTCGGCTTGCTGGACTCCTTGGCCCACAGCCTTCCCCCCGAGATGCTGGGTGCCCTGCTCAAGCAGCAGGCGCATGACAAGGCCGATCAATACAGGCGACATCTCGGCGATGCTCCACTCGAGCAACGGGTGCGTGCCCTCATTGATCTGCGCAGTCGTGAGGGGTACGTGAGCGACATGGCGCCTGCTGAGGATGGCCGAGGGTGGTGCATCAGTGAATTTCACTGCTCCGTGCAGCGCATTGCCGAGGAATTCCCGGCCATCTGCGATCAAGAGCTTCAGCTGATCAGGCTGACGTTCCCCGACTGCCAGGTGGAACGGGTGCACTGGCGTCTGGAATCGGGCCACTCCTGTGGCTTTCAGATCAGCCCCCTCGACAGCCTGTCAAAGACGCAGACCCTGTCGTAA
- the sufC gene encoding Fe-S cluster assembly ATPase SufC, giving the protein MIRPDAELLLDISDLHASVEDQPILKGVNLQVRAGEIHAVMGRNGSGKSTLSKILAGHPAYRVTGGSVRYRGDDLFALEPEERARLGVFLGFQYPVEIPGVSNLEFLRVATNARRETQGQEELDTFDFEDHVREKLKVVQMDPAFLDRSVNQGFSGGEKKRNEILQMALLEPVISILDETDSGLDIDALRIVASGVNQLSSPDTASILITHYQRLLDEITPDYVHVMAAGRILRTGGKELALELEQIGYDWVDAQLAAEGVA; this is encoded by the coding sequence GTGATCCGCCCCGACGCCGAGCTGCTTCTCGACATTTCAGACCTGCATGCGTCCGTTGAGGATCAGCCGATCCTTAAAGGCGTGAATCTGCAGGTCCGTGCCGGTGAAATTCATGCCGTGATGGGACGGAACGGCAGTGGCAAGAGCACTTTGTCCAAGATCCTCGCTGGTCACCCCGCTTATCGCGTCACTGGAGGGTCCGTGCGTTATCGCGGTGACGACCTCTTCGCGCTCGAACCCGAGGAACGGGCACGCCTCGGCGTGTTCCTTGGATTTCAGTATCCGGTCGAGATCCCCGGCGTCAGCAACCTTGAGTTTCTGAGGGTGGCCACCAACGCCCGTCGGGAGACCCAGGGCCAAGAAGAGCTCGACACCTTCGACTTCGAAGACCACGTGCGCGAGAAGCTCAAGGTTGTGCAGATGGACCCTGCCTTCCTTGACCGCAGCGTCAATCAGGGATTCTCGGGGGGAGAGAAAAAGCGCAATGAAATCCTGCAGATGGCTCTGCTCGAGCCCGTGATTTCCATTCTCGATGAAACCGATTCCGGGCTTGATATCGATGCCCTTCGCATTGTTGCCAGTGGGGTGAATCAGCTTTCAAGCCCAGACACCGCGTCAATCCTGATCACCCATTACCAGCGTTTGCTGGACGAAATCACCCCGGATTATGTCCACGTGATGGCTGCGGGTCGGATCCTGCGGACAGGAGGCAAGGAACTGGCATTGGAACTGGAGCAGATCGGTTACGACTGGGTGGATGCGCAGCTGGCTGCCGAGGGAGTGGCCTGA
- a CDS encoding class I SAM-dependent methyltransferase, translating into MKSLFEQQWQTYRTVLEHDAMEHRAVAAATGKELQAWLAQRPAHRPPPTLVDLGCGDLARMADLFRTLPLGAYTGLDLAASVLPLAARAMGEAPFPCRWQQGDLLAWAERPNPLADGNQPERVDVIHSAFAIHHLSDSQKIQFLRGARQRIETNGLLLRVDVFKNEDDTRETYLDRYIDRVHHWPALNTLQIQAIVEHMKDCDWPAQRGTVETIAAQEGWSWRWAWRGTSGSEALAVLQPCSRKNAITP; encoded by the coding sequence ATGAAGAGCCTGTTTGAACAGCAGTGGCAGACCTACCGCACCGTGCTGGAGCACGACGCCATGGAGCACCGGGCGGTGGCTGCCGCCACAGGCAAGGAACTGCAGGCATGGCTGGCCCAACGCCCTGCCCACCGGCCCCCACCAACACTCGTGGATCTTGGCTGCGGCGACCTAGCCCGCATGGCCGACCTCTTCAGGACCTTGCCCCTCGGCGCTTACACAGGCCTGGACCTGGCAGCGTCGGTGCTGCCCCTGGCCGCCAGAGCAATGGGTGAGGCGCCATTCCCTTGCCGATGGCAGCAGGGTGATCTCCTCGCCTGGGCTGAACGGCCCAACCCTCTGGCCGATGGCAACCAACCGGAACGCGTGGATGTGATTCATTCCGCTTTCGCCATTCATCACCTCAGCGACAGCCAGAAAATTCAGTTTCTGCGGGGCGCCCGGCAACGGATCGAGACGAACGGTTTGCTGCTGCGGGTGGACGTGTTTAAAAACGAAGACGACACCCGGGAGACCTACCTCGATCGTTACATCGATCGGGTGCACCATTGGCCCGCACTCAACACCCTGCAGATCCAGGCCATTGTTGAGCACATGAAGGACTGCGACTGGCCTGCCCAACGCGGCACGGTTGAGACGATCGCCGCCCAAGAAGGGTGGAGCTGGCGCTGGGCCTGGCGCGGCACCTCTGGGAGCGAGGCTCTTGCTGTGCTTCAGCCGTGCTCCCGAAAGAACGCAATCACGCCCTGA
- a CDS encoding phycobilisome rod-core linker polypeptide: protein MALPLLQYAPTTQNNRVAAIRVASDENQRSRQMDISMDAENLKTVIESAYRQIFFHAFKSDRETFLESQLRNGQITVRDFIRGLCLSDTFKRSFYNLNSNYKVVRHLVEKVLGRKTHGKSEEIAWSIVIATKGVEGMVDALLDSEEYLNAFGYDTVPYQRNRVLPGRELGETPFNITTPRYDEYYRSILGFPQVVYTGTAKALPPRAKRIRGGFPEDYLPWVRGLSRATGASPSGSADIDYLSKVPYRSVGR from the coding sequence GTGGCACTCCCCCTTCTGCAGTACGCCCCGACCACGCAGAACAACCGAGTCGCTGCCATCAGGGTTGCTTCTGACGAGAACCAGCGTTCGCGCCAGATGGATATCTCCATGGATGCGGAGAACCTCAAGACGGTGATCGAGTCGGCCTATCGCCAGATCTTTTTTCACGCGTTTAAGAGCGATCGCGAAACCTTTCTTGAGTCCCAGCTGCGTAACGGCCAGATCACGGTCAGGGATTTCATCCGGGGACTCTGTCTTTCCGACACCTTCAAACGCAGCTTTTACAACCTCAACTCCAATTACAAGGTGGTCCGCCACCTGGTTGAGAAGGTGCTTGGCCGCAAGACCCATGGAAAGTCCGAAGAGATTGCCTGGTCGATCGTGATCGCGACCAAGGGCGTCGAAGGCATGGTGGATGCCCTTCTCGACAGCGAGGAATACCTCAACGCCTTTGGATATGACACGGTCCCTTATCAGCGCAACCGGGTCCTTCCAGGGCGCGAACTCGGTGAGACCCCCTTCAACATCACCACGCCCCGTTACGACGAGTACTACCGAAGCATCCTGGGCTTCCCTCAGGTCGTTTACACCGGCACAGCCAAGGCTCTGCCGCCGAGAGCCAAGCGCATCCGCGGTGGCTTCCCGGAGGATTACCTTCCCTGGGTGCGTGGCCTGTCCAGGGCAACTGGGGCGTCACCCAGTGGATCAGCCGACATCGACTATCTCTCCAAGGTTCCTTACCGCAGCGTCGGACGCTGA